The following nucleotide sequence is from Flavobacterium sp. N1736.
CTTTTCAGGGTTTTCTGGGCTGGTTTATGGTTCGCAGCGGATTAATTGACAATCCGGATGTTAGCCATTTCAGACTTTCGCTTCACTTAACTTTTGCTTTTATCACTTTTGCTTATACTTTGTGGGTGGCGCTGGATTTAATTTATCCGGAAAGAGCAATAACGAAAGTAATTCCGCTTCGAAATATCGCGCGATTTGCTTTGGTGGCTTTATTGATTCAAATTATTTATGGTGGTTTTGTTGCCGGATTAAATGCCGGATTAATTCACAATCACTGGCCATTAATGAGCGACGGACAATTTATACATGATTCTGTTTTTATTGAACAGCCAACTTTGGTTAAGAATTTAATTGAAGGAAAAAGCGGCGTTCAGTTTGTACATAGAACTTTTGCTTATGTTGTAGTGGCTCTTATTCTGTTTTTATATTACAAAAGCACGAAATTTTCTCTTAGCAGAACACAAAACAACGGAATCAAAACTTTGGTTGTTTTTGTTTTCATTCAATTTTTACTTGGTGTATTTACATTATTATACAGCGTTCCGTTGGCTTTAGGATTAATTCATCAAATTATGGCATTTTTCCTTTTAAGTGCAATGACTTTTACGTTGCATAGATTGAGCAAATAAAAAAAAGATCCTTCAAATGAAGGATCTTTTTTTTTCATTTTATCCCAGCCAATTTTTAAAATCCTGCACTTTTTCGCGGCTTACAATAACCTCATCTTCTTTATAAGTTGGCAAAATTACTTTCAATCTGGAATTGGTGTAAACCTGAATTTCTTTGATTGCCGGAAGTGGAATAATAAATTTTCTGCTTACGCGAAAGAAGTTTTTCATGTCTAAATCCTGTTCCAGAATTTCTAATGTCGAATCGATCAGATAATTTCGATTGTCGAATGTATGAATATAGGTTCCTTTGTTTTCACTAAAAAAACATTCGATTTCATCTGTTGTAATGACTTTTAAATGCTGACCAATTTTAACCGTAAATCGCTTTTTAAAATTCTTCTCAAAAGGATTTGACAACATTTGGCGTATTTGCTCAAAATCAACCTGAAGGTTTTTTGTTCCTGATTCTGCTTTAGGCAAACGAGCTTTGAATTTATTAACCGCAACATCCAAATCATCTTCGTCAATAGGTTTTAAAAGATAATCGATACTGTTGAGTTTAAACGCTTTTAGAGCATATTCATCATAAGCGGTTGTAAAAATAATGGCGCTTTTAATATCTATTTTTTCAAAAATTTCAAACGACAAACCATCTGACAGCTGAATATCCAAAAAAATCAAATCCGGATGTTCATTATTTTTAAACCAATGAACAGATTCTTCTACAGAATGCAGCATGGTTTCTACAGCAATGTTAAGTTTCTCTAACTTTCGTTGCAATAACCTTGCAGCTGGTTTTTCGTCTTCTATTATTAATGTTGTCATTTATTACAAAGCAAAGTTTAAAAAAGTAAAATTACAATTATTCCCATTTATTACTGGCAGCTTCCTTTTTCATATATTCCTCAATTTTTCTTTGCTCCCAATCGGCACTAAAAAATATATCTCTTCCAAAAACAGATAATCCGTGAGCCAGTAAACCAATTCCCCAAAACAAAGCTGTCGAATAAGTTTGCCAGTCTAATAGTCCATTTTCATGAATTCCTTTTGAGAAAAAGTCGTCATTTACGCTGGCAACAATTATTAGGATATTTATAATGATATAAATTCTTAAATGCGAATAAAATCCTCTTATTCTTTTTACTTTTCTGTACGCTACATTAAAGCGCTCATCTGTTGAAAATTCTTGCGAATATTCTTCGTACATGCGTCTTCTAAATCTTCCCATTATATTAAAATTAAATTATTTCCATTGGTTTTCATTCTTTTTTTCTTTTTCCATAAATTCCTTAATTTTTCTTTCTTCCCAGTCTTTTCCTAAAACCGGAAATACTTCAAAAACCTTTAATCCGTGAAAAATTACGCCTATTCCCCACCACATTAGCGGCCAGTAAAACCACAAATGATCTGGTGATGTATATAAATTAATAAAAATTAAAATGATATTAACACCAATAAAAGAGGTAAGATTTGCGTAAAATCCTTTTATACTTTCTACTTTCTTTCTTGCAAGATAGTATTTGTCGTCTTCATTAAAATCCATTTCCATAATTACTCCCATTTTTGTTTTTTTTGTTTTTTATCTAAAATATTTTTCAGTTTGCGTTCTTCCCATTCTTTACCAAAAATTTTGAAAGAAACTAATATCTCCAGTGCAGAAATCACATAAACACATGTCCATATTATCAATATATAGCCCGTTAAAAAATTGAACGGAAAGAAGTGTAACGGAAATCCATAATAATTTTTTAAAACATACGCAACCAATCCGATAATGTAAACAATGGTGTGAATGTAAAATGATTTTAGTTTAATCACTTTTTTGCTGGCTATTTGAATATCAAACTTTTCACGATCATTACTAGCATTTGTTTCCATGATTATTTCCATGTTTTTTTGTTATTCTCTTTTTCCAGAATCTCTCTGATTTTTCGTTCTTCCCAGTCAGAGCTGTAGCCAAAAACTTTAAAGGCGTGCATTACAAGTCCGAATCCCCAACCTAAAGCCGAAAACCAAAACCATTGAAATCCAGGAGAATACCTCAAATTTATAAAAACTAAAAAAGGAATTACACAACAATACGAAATTATATTTCCGTAAAAACCTTTTAATTCTTCAACTCTTTTTTTAGCTCTGAAATAGGCTTTATTTTCATCATTATAATCTGCACTTGTTTCCATAACTGTAATTTGTTTGGTTAAAATTGGAATTTTAACCGTGAAAGTTTCTTTGTTTTGTTCAATTAAAACCTTTCTATTGGTTATGATTCCGTAACGATTAACAATATTTTGCAAACCAACCCCTTGCCTGTCCTGCAAAACTTCTTTCTTTTGAAAATCATTTTGAATCGCAAGATATTCCCCATCAACAAAAATTCTGATATGTAACGGTTTTTGTTCACTTACAACATTGTGTTTTACCGTATTTTCAAGTAAAAGCTGTAACGATAACGGAACCACTTTTGCATCGGGATTTATATTGGTTGTAGGCAATTCATAAAACAAACTATTCTCAAAACGCATTTTAAGCAAATTCATGTAGGTTTTTGCAAACGACAATTCATCTTCAACAGAAACTAATTCTTTATCTTTTTGCTCTAAAACGTAGCGGTATATTTTAGATAAAGAAGTAGTAAACCGTTGTGCATTATCAGGATTTTCTTCGATCAAAGAACTTAATACATTCAAACTATTAAAAAGAAAATGCGGATCTATCTGATTTTTTAAACTTTCGAATTTTGCATTTGCTGTTCCTGCAATAATTTTTTGCTGGGTTACTTTATTTTCCTGATATATTTTGTAGAAATGCAACGCGTGGAATATCAACAAAATGATAAAAGTAGTAACAGACGATTCTATATAATTTGCTGCTTTTTCATTTGCCAGAAAACTTATTATCGGTCTTCTTTCGATCACAACCTCCGTAAAAATTCGAAGTATTAGAATAACGAACAGCGAAAGAAAAAATGAACTTATAAACCCGACTAAAATTCTTCTTGGCGAAAATCTGTTTCCTTCAAAAACCTTATCCAAATACACAAATAAAGATGCATTAACCACATACAGAACAACGCTGTACAACATGCAATACAAAAAATAAATATATAATTGGTTGTTAAAAACTTCAATTCCTACCGAAGCAAACCGAATTAAAAAGGAGAAAACAAAAACTATCCCGCCAATTAAAAAAGCTTTTAACAAATTTGGTTTTAAAGACATTCTATTATTATTTTTTAAATTTATTTTTTACAAGATTTTTGCGTTTCCAGCGCTCTTTCTAATCCCCATTTTGGAGAAAAAGGAGTTTCTGGTTTAAAAGTACCAAAAAGTTCAACAGCTTTATCAACCTGAGCACATAATGGTTTTGTATCAACACCTGTCCATTTTGCACCTCCTAATTGGTAATCAGCTTCACCAAAAACGGCTCTTGGATTATTTGGATTCAATGTTTTTGCTTTTGCATAAGCTTCCATAATTTTAGAAGAATATTTAGGCGCATTTGTCATTGGGTCCGCAACTACATAAGCGGTATAAATTAAAGCCTGAATAACGTATAATTCTGAATTACTCTGGTCTTTTATCATTTCAACATCAACTGCATCTTGTGCTTTTGTCAACATCAAATCAATTTTAGTTGGGTCTTTTTCACTAAATGCTGCAGTCGTGTTTACCATTGCCACATAATAATTAGGAAGCCAGCTTGTTTTCTCTGCCGAAGCAATTCTTTCAAACATTGCCGAAGCTTCTGTATTTTTTCCTTCTTTCCAAAGTCCGAAGGCTTTTCCCATTCCTTGTTCAAATTGTGTTTGTGCAGAGCTTATTACTACTACAAATAATGCGATCAAAGTGATAATTTTTTTCATTTTTAAGTAATTTTAATGGTTATTTTAATTTTTGTTAGTTACTATATTATAGGGCAATTTCAATTTTTGAATCTTTATCAATAACAAATTTAGCATCTTTATAAGAAGGAGGTCCCATAAATCCTTTAGCATTGTTTGATGCTGCATAATCTTCAGAAGGAATTCCCATTGCGTTTTTATCCAGTTTTCCGTTGTTGTTTTCATCGTGATACGTTGAAATCGCATATTCACCAGCCGGAAGATTGTCAAATGTTACAACTGCTTTTTCATCTTTAATTTCAGAAGTAAGGCTTTTGTATGCTGTTTTCAAAAATGTACCTTCTGAGTTGTACAAACCTACTTTCACAATTCCTGTACTGGTTTTTAAACCTGAAACAGAAACGGTTAGTTTTACATTTTGAGCAGACATTAAACTGCAGATAAACAACATTGTCATTGTAATAATTTTGGTCATGAGTTTGTTTTTTAAGGTTATTTTATTTGTTTCAAGTTTCAGGTTTCAAGTTTTGTTGATTGATGATTAAAACTCTTTTTTTTAAGATTCTAAGTTTCTGAGTAACTATCCCGAGGCTTCGGGACTAAGTTTTTTCTTAGTGTCTTAGAATCTTAGTAACTTAGTGCCTTCTAATTTTATACTTCAAAAGTATGCTGGTTTTTATTCTTTTAAAATTAAATAATACTGAGTTGTTGATTTTTGCGACTGAATTGTTTTTTTGAGGTTCAAAGGTTCAGAGTGGCAAAGGTTCAAAGGTTTTCTAGATTCTTCGAATCTTATAATCTATAAAATATTTTATCTTTTGCTAAGAAACCTCTGTCCCTTCAAACCTTTGCAACTCTGAACCTTTGCAACTCTGAACCTTTGCCCCTTTGAACCTCCTTCTTAAAGATTCTTCAACTGATTCTCATTTTTATTATCACTAATTGTCCAGAAGAAACCAACGAAGAAAAATCGGTCTGCGGTTGGCGTTACGGCTTGTCTGTTATAGATTCCGGTTGCGTCTGGGGTTTTAGCATAATCATATCCAAAAACGTTTTGTGATCCTAACACATTTGAAACTGAGAAATACAGGATTTTTTGTGTTGTTAATAAATACGCCCAGTTAAAACTCAAACTATTATATGATTTTGTTTTTCCGTTCATGAATTGTGTTTGATTTGGATCATTATACGGACGTCCTGAACTATAACTGTTTGTAAACCCAATTTGCGATTTCCAATCTGTAATAAAATATTTTGTTACAATTGATAAACTGTGATTTGCTATGAAACTAGGAGTTGCCATCGTTGGAAAATTCTTGTATTGTCTTTCAGAATCGATATAAGAATAGGAAATCCAATATTCAAGATGTTTGATCAAATTGCTGTCTCTCCAAAATAAATCTAATCCTTTTGCATATCCTGAACCATTATTATTGAAAACCGAATTGTAAGCAATATCTTTTGTGTCATATTGAACTAAATTGCTGTAATCTTTATAATATGCTTCGGCTCTAAAAGTTTGTCCCGGTTTTGTAAATTGATAGTTTAAAATATAATGCTGCGCTTTTTCACTCTCAAACTGATGGTATTTTGAATATTTGATATAATCGACAACCGGTGTTTGAGAAAAATCTCCGTAAGCAAATGAAAACTGACTTGTTTTAGAAACTTTATAAGCAATAGAAGCTCTTGGCGCAATATTGGTTTCATTTAATAAACTATTGTTCGAAAGCCTTGCTCCTACTTTTAAAGCCAGATTTTTAGAGAATAAAATATCTCCTTCGGTATAAAAAGCAGCAATATTTGAATCGTAACCGTTTGCAACATCAATAGAAATATTATCCTTGAAATTTTCATTGAATTTTGTGATAAAATAATCAGCTCCAAAAGATAATTTAAAGTAATTCGAAATATTTTTTCTCAGCTTTAATTTCAACTGCGCTGCATTTTCATTAGAATCTACATCGTTAATATCATACTTAACTTTGTTTTTGCTGTACCCGTAACTAATTCCGGATGTAAGCTGCCAGCCTGTTCCAAAATCACCTTTGTAAGAACCATTTAAGTAAAAATTATTATTATTTAAGTCCGTTCTTATAGGATCAACAAAATTTACATTTTTTTGATTTAAATCAAATTTCTCCGAATCGAAAGCAGCATATAATTTTAAAATTCCTCTTTCAAAATGATAACGGTACACGGCTTCACCACCCAAAGATTGATATGGATTATTCCAGTCTACATTTTGAGGAATCACAGCCTGATAAGGCGCTAAATTGATATAATTGGTATTGATACTAAAAGAGCTTTTTTTCCATTTTTGAGTATTTCCAACTCCCAAACCAACAGTCATTAAAGCAATATCTGTTTTATTCTGGTCTGGTTCATCTTGCGTATTCAACAATAAAACACTTGATAAAGCTTCGCCGTATTCTGCAGAATAACCTCCGGTAGAAAATGCAATTCCGCTAAACAAGAAAGGTGAAAAACGGCTTCGGGTTGGTAAATTATTCGTCGTTGCGCCATAAGGCTGCGCTACACGAAGTCCGTCAACAAAAGTTTGAGTTTCACTGGCTTCACCTCCACGAACAAACAAACGCCCGTCTTCGCCAACAGTTTGCGTTCCCGGCAATGTTTGCAGAGCCGCAACAATATTTCCGGCAGAACCCGCAGTCGTTACAATATCTAAAGGTTTTAAAACCGAAACTCTTGCTTTATCGCCGGATTCTAATGTTCCGGCAGTAATAACAACGGCATCCAGCGCGTTTACGTTTTCTCTTAGTTTTACCGTTTGATCTTTAAAATTTGCAACATCAATTTCTTTTTTGAATGTTTCATAAAGTAAAAAACTTACTACTATAAATTGATTTCCTGTGGCTGTGGTTTCAAAAGAAAAATCTCCCGTTTCAGAACTTGTTGCACCATCATAAGTGCCGTCGATATAAACATTTGCTCCCGGAACTGGTTTTCCTTTATCATCAACCACTTTTCCTGAAATGGTATTTTGAGCAAAAATAAAAGACGTAAGTAATAATAAAATAATTGTAAAATTGGTTTTCATGTCATCTTGGTTTTTGATGAAGCAAATATATTTTAACAATCGAAGGTATAAAATAATAAATAACCCAATTGTAGAATTTTGTGGATGAGTTGTAAATTACTTATTCGTATCTTAGCTTTCACGTTTAAAAACTATTAATCATGTCAGAAAGTAAAAGAGTTTCAAATTTATACCAATCCATTTATAATGGAAATCCGTGGCTTGAGGTCACATTAGCAGATACTTTAAAAGATGTTACCGCAGCGCAGGCTTACAAAAAAGCAAATCCTAATTTGAATACAATTTGGGAAATTGTCAACCATTTAATTCAATGGAGAAGAAATATTTTAAGACGTGTTCAGGGAGAAATAATTACAACGCCCGATCATAATTATTTTGTACCTATTTTAGATTCATCTGAACCGGCCTGGGAACAATCTCTGCAAAGTCTTGCAAAATCTCAGGAATTATGGACTGCCTTTTTGAGTGATTTTGATGATGCCGGTTTTGATAAAATAGATCCAAATAACAATCATAATTTTTATGAAGATATTCACGGAATTATTCAGCATGACGTTTATCATTTAGGACAAATTGTTATTTTGAAGAAATTGGTTTAAAGTCTTTTATAATGACAGAAAAAGAAAAAATGATTGCCGGAGAATATTACATTGCCGGAGACCCTGTTTTGGTAAAAGAACGCAGAAAGGCTAAAATTTTATTGCATCGCTTGAATGTTATCGAATATCGCCTGACAAAAAAAGCAAAGGAAATTTTAGCAGAATTAATTCCGAATTCAGGCAAGAGTTTTTATATAGAACCTCCGTTTCATTGCGATTACGGATACAATATTACTTGTGGCGACAACGTTTATTTTAACGTGAATTGCGTTGTTTTAGATTGTGCGCCGGTAAATATTGGATCGAATGTGTTTTTTGCACCAAATGTTCAAATTTATACGGCAACGCATCCGCTTGACGCCGAATTAAGAAAAACACTCGAAAACGCTTTGCCTGTTTCTATTGGCGACGATTGCTGGATTGGCGGAAACGCTGTAATTTGTCCGGGCGTAACTATTGGAAAAGGCTGCGTTATTGGCGCAGGATCTGTAGTAACAAAAGACATTCCGGACAATTCATTAGCGGTTGGAAATCCGGCGAAAATTATTAGAAAATTAAATCAGGAACCTGAATCAAATTCATAATGCTTACCTTAAATAAAGTTCATCATATTGCCATTTTATGCTCTGATTATCAAAAATCTAAAACTTTTTATACCGAGGTTTTAGGGCTGACTACTATTAGAGAAATTTATCGCGAAGAACGCCAATCCTATAAACTTGATTTGGCATTAAACGGTATTTATGTTGTCGAATTATTTTCATTCCCAAATCCGCCACAACGTCCTTCAAGACCTGAAGCTGTTGGTTTGCGTCATTTGGCATTTGAAGTTATCAACTTAGATGAAACAGTCGATTTTTTAAACTCGAAAAATATAGAATCAGAACCTATTCGAATTGATGAAACAACCGAAAAGCGATTTACGTTTATTGCTGATCCAGATTTGTTGCCAATTGAATTTTATGAGCGATAAGAACTAAGATTCAGAGGTTCAGAGTTGCAAAGGTTCAAAGAGACAAAGGTTTTCTCATTTTATGTCATTTCGACTAAAGGGAGAAATCACACTAGTAGATCGACAAAGATTGTCGACATTTCTTTACCGAGTTTCTAGTGTGATTTCTCCTTCGTCGAAAAGACAAACAGTGCGTTTCATCATAATTGTAAAAAAAACTTCCCTTTATACGACATCATTACTTAATGAGAGAATTTTCCTCTTTAATTGCGTTTTAACACATTATATTGATTCTTTTCTACAAAAAACCGAATTTGATTCTTAATTTTGTAATCCGCGTAAAAAAACGCGATCTACAAATTTACTTCTGATGAACAAA
It contains:
- a CDS encoding COX15/CtaA family protein is translated as MKKENKSVIIWLLSGCVLLFLMVVVGGITRLTNSGLSMTDWHLVTDTFPPLTDAKWNEAFEQYKKFPEYQKINIHNDFQLSDYKFIYFWEWFHRFIGRIIGLVFFVPFVYFLIRKKLDRETIKKCIVLLAMGAFQGFLGWFMVRSGLIDNPDVSHFRLSLHLTFAFITFAYTLWVALDLIYPERAITKVIPLRNIARFALVALLIQIIYGGFVAGLNAGLIHNHWPLMSDGQFIHDSVFIEQPTLVKNLIEGKSGVQFVHRTFAYVVVALILFLYYKSTKFSLSRTQNNGIKTLVVFVFIQFLLGVFTLLYSVPLALGLIHQIMAFFLLSAMTFTLHRLSK
- a CDS encoding LytR/AlgR family response regulator transcription factor, encoding MTTLIIEDEKPAARLLQRKLEKLNIAVETMLHSVEESVHWFKNNEHPDLIFLDIQLSDGLSFEIFEKIDIKSAIIFTTAYDEYALKAFKLNSIDYLLKPIDEDDLDVAVNKFKARLPKAESGTKNLQVDFEQIRQMLSNPFEKNFKKRFTVKIGQHLKVITTDEIECFFSENKGTYIHTFDNRNYLIDSTLEILEQDLDMKNFFRVSRKFIIPLPAIKEIQVYTNSRLKVILPTYKEDEVIVSREKVQDFKNWLG
- a CDS encoding 2TM domain-containing protein, giving the protein MGRFRRRMYEEYSQEFSTDERFNVAYRKVKRIRGFYSHLRIYIIINILIIVASVNDDFFSKGIHENGLLDWQTYSTALFWGIGLLAHGLSVFGRDIFFSADWEQRKIEEYMKKEAASNKWE
- a CDS encoding 2TM domain-containing protein, producing MGVIMEMDFNEDDKYYLARKKVESIKGFYANLTSFIGVNIILIFINLYTSPDHLWFYWPLMWWGIGVIFHGLKVFEVFPVLGKDWEERKIKEFMEKEKKNENQWK
- a CDS encoding 2TM domain-containing protein, translating into METNASNDREKFDIQIASKKVIKLKSFYIHTIVYIIGLVAYVLKNYYGFPLHFFPFNFLTGYILIIWTCVYVISALEILVSFKIFGKEWEERKLKNILDKKQKKQKWE
- a CDS encoding 2TM domain-containing protein, producing MSLKPNLLKAFLIGGIVFVFSFLIRFASVGIEVFNNQLYIYFLYCMLYSVVLYVVNASLFVYLDKVFEGNRFSPRRILVGFISSFFLSLFVILILRIFTEVVIERRPIISFLANEKAANYIESSVTTFIILLIFHALHFYKIYQENKVTQQKIIAGTANAKFESLKNQIDPHFLFNSLNVLSSLIEENPDNAQRFTTSLSKIYRYVLEQKDKELVSVEDELSFAKTYMNLLKMRFENSLFYELPTTNINPDAKVVPLSLQLLLENTVKHNVVSEQKPLHIRIFVDGEYLAIQNDFQKKEVLQDRQGVGLQNIVNRYGIITNRKVLIEQNKETFTVKIPILTKQITVMETSADYNDENKAYFRAKKRVEELKGFYGNIISYCCVIPFLVFINLRYSPGFQWFWFSALGWGFGLVMHAFKVFGYSSDWEERKIREILEKENNKKTWK
- a CDS encoding DUF2141 domain-containing protein; amino-acid sequence: MTKIITMTMLFICSLMSAQNVKLTVSVSGLKTSTGIVKVGLYNSEGTFLKTAYKSLTSEIKDEKAVVTFDNLPAGEYAISTYHDENNNGKLDKNAMGIPSEDYAASNNAKGFMGPPSYKDAKFVIDKDSKIEIAL
- a CDS encoding TonB-dependent receptor: MKTNFTIILLLLTSFIFAQNTISGKVVDDKGKPVPGANVYIDGTYDGATSSETGDFSFETTATGNQFIVVSFLLYETFKKEIDVANFKDQTVKLRENVNALDAVVITAGTLESGDKARVSVLKPLDIVTTAGSAGNIVAALQTLPGTQTVGEDGRLFVRGGEASETQTFVDGLRVAQPYGATTNNLPTRSRFSPFLFSGIAFSTGGYSAEYGEALSSVLLLNTQDEPDQNKTDIALMTVGLGVGNTQKWKKSSFSINTNYINLAPYQAVIPQNVDWNNPYQSLGGEAVYRYHFERGILKLYAAFDSEKFDLNQKNVNFVDPIRTDLNNNNFYLNGSYKGDFGTGWQLTSGISYGYSKNKVKYDINDVDSNENAAQLKLKLRKNISNYFKLSFGADYFITKFNENFKDNISIDVANGYDSNIAAFYTEGDILFSKNLALKVGARLSNNSLLNETNIAPRASIAYKVSKTSQFSFAYGDFSQTPVVDYIKYSKYHQFESEKAQHYILNYQFTKPGQTFRAEAYYKDYSNLVQYDTKDIAYNSVFNNNGSGYAKGLDLFWRDSNLIKHLEYWISYSYIDSERQYKNFPTMATPSFIANHSLSIVTKYFITDWKSQIGFTNSYSSGRPYNDPNQTQFMNGKTKSYNSLSFNWAYLLTTQKILYFSVSNVLGSQNVFGYDYAKTPDATGIYNRQAVTPTADRFFFVGFFWTISDNKNENQLKNL
- a CDS encoding DinB family protein — its product is MSESKRVSNLYQSIYNGNPWLEVTLADTLKDVTAAQAYKKANPNLNTIWEIVNHLIQWRRNILRRVQGEIITTPDHNYFVPILDSSEPAWEQSLQSLAKSQELWTAFLSDFDDAGFDKIDPNNNHNFYEDIHGIIQHDVYHLGQIVILKKLV
- a CDS encoding sugar O-acetyltransferase encodes the protein MMTEKEKMIAGEYYIAGDPVLVKERRKAKILLHRLNVIEYRLTKKAKEILAELIPNSGKSFYIEPPFHCDYGYNITCGDNVYFNVNCVVLDCAPVNIGSNVFFAPNVQIYTATHPLDAELRKTLENALPVSIGDDCWIGGNAVICPGVTIGKGCVIGAGSVVTKDIPDNSLAVGNPAKIIRKLNQEPESNS
- a CDS encoding VOC family protein, coding for MLTLNKVHHIAILCSDYQKSKTFYTEVLGLTTIREIYREERQSYKLDLALNGIYVVELFSFPNPPQRPSRPEAVGLRHLAFEVINLDETVDFLNSKNIESEPIRIDETTEKRFTFIADPDLLPIEFYER